A region from the Lolium perenne isolate Kyuss_39 chromosome 4, Kyuss_2.0, whole genome shotgun sequence genome encodes:
- the LOC127293178 gene encoding probable inactive receptor kinase At1g48480, giving the protein MRSPPPPPPWRPLLHFILALALLSPSPAAAADLASDAAALAAFRAAVGPRVNWNVTSPTTVCSWTGVSCTGPRVTALRLPAAALAGPIPPGTLGNLTALQTLSLRYNALSGALPADLAAAADLRGAFLNDNRLSGDFPSAFLAMPGLTHLALGGNALSGTLPPALANLTRLRVLLLESNRFAGAIPDLPQPSLQQLNVSFNQLNGSVPPSLRSQPRSAFLGMASLCGGPLPACPGEPSPPPSPTTQPSSPTPTPPSPTTNTTTNTHNKKNLSGGAIAGIAIGSVVAAAALLLLLICLCRRSTRTKTRALEMPPPSPAAIPAGGRKPPETTSSAAIAPLAGMGHPNAPMGQATSGKKLVFFRPAAAAVQPFDLEDLLRASAEVLGKGAIGTTYKAVLESGATVAVKRLKDVNMTEPEFRERIADIGELQNEFIVPLRAYYFSKDEKLLVSDFMPMGSLSALLHGNRGSGRTPLNWATRASIALAAARGIEYIHSTSSTTSHGNIKSSNILLGKSYQARVSDNGLATLVGSSSAPLRATGYRAPEVTDPRRVSQKADVYSFGVLLLELLTGKAPSQAALNDEGVDLPRWVQSVVRSEWTAEVFDMELLRHQDSEEQMSQLLQLAIDCVAQVPDARPTMSHVVVQIDEIKRSSDSVEGTDQQQDALNQAEDDDQDETVEGPAHLAP; this is encoded by the exons atgcggtcgccgccgccgccccctccaTGGCGGCCGCTGCTCCACTTCATCCTCGCCCTCGCCCTCCTCTCGCCATCTCCCGCGGCGGCCGCCGACCTCGCGTCCGACGCGGCGGCCCTCGCCGCCTTCCGCGCCGCCGTGGGCCCGCGCGTGAACTGGAACGTCACCTCCCCAACAACCGTCTGCAGCTGGACGGGCGTCTCCTGCACGGGCCCGCGCGTCACGGCGCTCCGCCTCCCCGCGGCCGCCCTCGCCGGCCCCATCCCGCCCGGCACGCTCGGCAACCTCACCGCCCTCCAAACCCTCAGCCTGCGCTACAACGCGCTGAGCGGCGCCCTCCCCGccgacctcgccgccgccgccgacctccgCGGCGCCTTCCTCAACGACAACCGCCTCTCGGGCGACTTCCCGTCCGCCTTCCTCGCCATGCCCGGCCTCACCCACCTCGCGCTCGGCGGGAACGCCCTCTCGGGGACCCTCCCCCCCGCCCTCGCCAACCTCACGCGCCTCCGAGTCCTCCTCCTCGAGAGCAACCGCTTCGCCGGCGCGATCCCCGACCTCCCGCAGCCGTCCCTGCAGCAGCTCAACGTCTCCTTCAACCAGCTCAACGGATCCGTCCCGCCCTCGCTCCGCTCCCAGCCGCGCTCCGCCTTCCTCGGCATGGCCTCCCTCTGCGGCGGGCCCCTCCCCGCCTGCCCCGGCGAGCCCTCCCCTCCCCCATCCCCAACAACCCAACCCTCCTCCCCCACCCCCACACCACCATCCCctaccaccaacaccaccaccaacacaCACAACAAAAAAAACCTCTCCGGCGGGGCCATCGCCGGAATCGCCATCGGCTCCGTCGTGGCCGCCgcagccctcctcctcctcctaatcTGCCTCTGCCGCCGCTCAACCCGCACCAAAACCCGGGCCCTCGAAATGCCGCCCCCATCCCCCGCCGCCATCCCCGCCGGCGGCCGAAAACCCCCCGAGACGACCAGCAGCGCCGCCATCGCGCCGCTCGCCGGCATGGGCCACCCCAACGCGCCCATGGGCCAGGCCACCTCCGGGAAGAAGCTCGTCTTCttccgccccgccgccgccgcagtgCAGCCCTTCGACCTCGAGGACCTGCTGCGCGCGTCCGCCGAGGTGCTCGGCAAGGGCGCCATCGGGACCACCTACAAGGCCGTGCTCGAGTCCGGCGCCACTGTGGCTGTCAAGCGGCTCAAGGACGTCAACATGACTGAGCCTGAGTTCCGCGAGCGGATTGCTGATATTGGGGAGCTGCAGAACGAGTTCATCGTGCCTCTACGCGCGTACTACTTCAGCAAGGATGAGAAGCTGCTCGTGTCTGACTTCATGCCCATGGGGAGCCTCTCTGCACTCCTGCACG GTAACAGAGGTTCTGGCCGTACACCACTGAACTGGGCGACAAGAGCAAGCATTGCTCTTGCTGCAGCCCGTGGGATTGAGTACATCCACTCGACAAGCTCAACGACTTCCCACGGCAACATCAAGTCATCCAATATCCTTCTGGGCAAGTCATATCAAGCACGCGTATCAGACAACGGCCTTGCTACTCTTGTTGGCTCATCATCCGCACCATTGCGCGCCACTGGATACCGAGCTCCGGAGGTTACTGATCCCCGGAGGGTATCCCAGAAGGCTGACGTGTACAGCTTTGGAGTTCTCTTGCTGGAGCTGCTGACAGGCAAGGCCCCCAGTCAGGCTGCTCTTAACGACGAGGGCGTCGACCTGCCCAGGTGGGTGCAGTCCGTCGTACGCTCGGAATGGACCGCAGAGGTGTTTGACATGGAGCTCCTGAGACACCAGGACTCCGAGGAACAGATGAGTCAGCTTCTACAGCTTGCCATAGACTGCGTCGCACAAGTCCCAGATGCACGGCCGACGATGTCGCACGTTGTCGTGCAGATTGACGAGATCAAGAGGTCAAGCGACAGCGTCGAAGGAACCGATCAACAGCAGGATGCCTTGAATCAGGCAGAGGATGACGATCAGGATGAAACCGTCGAGGGGCCAGCTCATTTGGCGCCATGA